The Chryseobacterium sp. LJ668 genome segment CAAAATTTAACGTCACTTCCGGTATGGAATCATTGTTTTTGCATGAAGCCATTCCGGGACATCATTATCAGGTTTCTCTGCAGCAGGAAAACACAAAACTTCCAAAATTTATGCGGTTTGGCTGGTTTGGTGCTTATGGTGAAGGCTGGGCACATTATTGTGAAACTTTAGGACCGGAATTCGGATTGTACACCGATCCTTATCAAAAAATGGGATATTTAAGCGATCAAATGTTGAGAGCTGTTCGTTTGGTTGTTGATACCGGAATTCACAGCGGAAAAATGACGAGAGAAGAAGCTATTACTTATTTCCTAAACAACATCGCTTACGACGAAGCCGGAGCAACGGCCGAAGTAGAAAGATATATGGCAATGCCCGGACAAGCTTTGGGGTACAAAATCGGCTCATTAAGAATCCGGGAACTGAGGGACCAGTATCAGAAACAATTGGGTAAGAAATTCAGTCTGGCGAAATTTCATGATGAGCTTTTGAATCAGGGATGCCTTCCATTGGACGTTTTGAATAGAAAAATGGAGCTTTGGGCGAAAAAGCAGAAGTAAATTGATAAAAAATTATTTAATCTTATTTGTTTTAACAATGATAATCAGCTGTAAAACTGATGAAAAGAAGTCTTACGATAAATTTATTGTTGATCAAAATATAATTAATAATGATACGATTAAACTCCTTTCAAAATATCCCGAATTAAAATTATTTGAAGACGAAATATTCGAAAGTAAAACAAGAACAGCTTATATTATAGAAACAACTAATCTTTTTAAGATCGATAATTATAAGTGTGAGACTTTCTATAAAAATGACACACTTAATATTTTGCTAAATAATAGTAACGAGTATTTTGGAAATGGTATTTTAATTAAGGTTTTTGACGGTGAGTTTTTCATTAAGGATATTGATCCAAAAACATTACATAGAGAAAGAAAATTTATAAAAACCAGCCTTGTTTATCAAAAATTAATTTTAAATAAAAATAATTTTCAGAAAAACGACTCCATTTATGGTTTTATACATTACAATACAAAAGTAGAATCGTTTACAAAAGATTTCAGAGGATATTTTAAAGCAGTTATTAAATAAGACTTATCTAAAATATTAATTTTTATATACAGAAGGTACAATCTAAAATTATGACACAATCTTTAAAATCACTATACACCAGAGATTTAAATAAATTAAAAACAGAAATTGAATCTTATCAAAACGAAGAAGCACTGTGGAAAATTGATAAAGACATTTTAAATTCCGGAGGAAATCTTTGCCTTCATTTGGTGGGAAATCTTAAACATTTCTTTGGAGCAATCCTTGGAAATTCAGGATATGTAAGAAATCGTGAAGAAGAATTTTCATTAAAAAACATTCCAAAATCTGAATTGATTCAACAAGTTGAAGAAACTTTAAATGTTGTTATTTCGACACTTGATCAACTTTCTAAAGAAGATTTGGCAAAAGAATATCCTATTGAGCCATTAGGTTACAAAATGACGACAGAGTATTTTCTGATTCATTTGTTTGGGCATTTGAGTTATCATTTGGGACAGATTAATTACCATAGAAGGTTGTTGGATGTGAATTAATTTAAATTATTTATTCTGAAACCACCCCGTCAAAAATTCTTTGAATTTTCGCCACCCCTCCAAAGGAGGGGAATTTTGCGACTTTTTTTATTTCTCAAACAACATTTTAGTCAGAAAATCTTTCTCTCCCTTTCCTCTTGCGGGAGAATATTCTCTTCCGTAAAAAATAATCTGAAGGTGAAGTTTATTCCAGACTTCTTCTTTCCAAATATTTTTTGCGTCTCTTTCCGTTTCTACGACGTTTTTTCCTGATGTCAGCTTCCATTGCGTCATTAATCTGTGAATGTGCGTATCGACGGGAAAAGCTGGAAATCCAAAGCCCTGACTCATGACTACAGAAGCAGTTTTATGACCAACTCCGGGCAAAGCTTCCAATTCTTCATAAGTTTGAGGGACGATTCCATTATGTTTTTCCAAAAGAAGTTCTGCCATCCTTTTTAGATTCTTGGCTTTTGTATTTGAAAGTCCGATTTCTTTAATGAGTTCTTTGATTTGAAATTCTTCAAGTTTTGCCATTCTTTGCGGAGTTCCCGCCACAGCGAAAAGATTTGGTGTCACCTGATTCACCTTTTTATCTGTAGTTTGTGCAGAAAGCGCAACCGCAACCATCAAAGTAAACGGATCTGTGTGCTCCAAAGGGATGGGAACGGTAGGATATAATTTCTCTAATTCTATCTGAATAAGCTCTGCTCTTTGCTTTTTTGTCATGTAACCCTTAAATTTGAGCAAAAATAAATCATTATGCTGAAAGTAGGAGATAAATTACCGAGTTTTGAAGGAACCAATCAAGATGGAGAAACCGTAAATTCAGAAAAATTACTTGGGAAGAAACTGATTATTTTCTTTTACCCACAAGCAAACACACCCACTTGTACGGTGGAAGCCTGTAACCTCAGCGACAATTATTCTCGGTTAGAAAAAGCGGGTTTTCAATTGTTGGGAATCAGTGGAGATTCGGTAAAAAAGCAAAAGAACTTTCATAACAAATTTGCTTTTCCTTATGATCTGATTGCGGATGAAGACCTTGACATCATCGAGAAATTTGGGGTTTGGCAGGAAAAGAAAACGTTCGGAAAAACCTATATGGGCATCGTAAGAACGACTTTCCTTTTTGATGAAAAAGGAACCTGCACCCGGGTGATTGAGAAAGTAACTTCAAAAACGGCCGCCGAACAAATTTTAGAAGGATAGTTTTTGAAGGACCAACTCACCAATGTTTTCAAAAATAACACGAATATTACAGTGTCAATCCGTTTAAAACATTTGAGTAATTCGCAGTTAACTAATCCGTTTCATAATACATCAATTCTTCATCTTCATTAGGAAGCGTGACGTATTTCTGAAATTTCAAACCTAATTTTTCGATTAATTTCTGAGAAGAAAAATTGTCTTTTGTAGTGATTGCTGAAATTTTAGTCAGACCGAAGTCATCCATGCCGATTGATTTGATTTTCTGAGCTGCCTCATACATATATCCTTTTCCTTCAAATCTTTCCAGAACTGAGAAGCCAATGTCTGTAATATCTAAACCTTCCCTTTCAAATATTCCGACTCCGCCTATTTTTTGGTTTCCTTCTTTTAGAACAATAAGATAATTTCCAAAACCTGATTTTTCAAACTGAGGGAGAAATTTTTCTTTAATATAATTTTCAGCATCAGAAAGAGTCTTGATGTTTCGGTTGCCAATAAATTTGATAAAATTCGGCATATTATAAAGCTCCAGAATAAGATCTGCATCATCCGTAGACATCGGACGAATGATCAGCCTTTCGGTTTCGTAGTTATTATTTTCTTTTTCTGACAGGTTTTTTCTTTGGCTCATCTTTCGGTTCTTCTTTCTTTTCGATTTTTAAAAGACGTGGATTGTTCGGGCACTTTTTGGTATACAATTCAATATAAGTTCCGTTTTCTTTCACTTCAGAAATCTGTGATGTTGCTTTATTTACGGTCACTGTAAAATGCTTTTTCTCATAAGGACACTCCTTTGACGTAACTTTTCCCAGATCCAGATAATAATTGGCCTTATCTTCATAGTAGTTTCCGGCAACGTGAGCGAACTGCTCATCAATAACATAACCTTCCAAAACCTGTGCAAGAGCAGCTTCTTCTACATTATCAACCTTGCCGATAAAATCTTTTAGACCAGCGATTTCGGTGATATAATTTAATTTTCCTGCTTCTGAATAGACTATGTAATAAAAACTATCTTCAGTAGGCGTGATATTAAAACCAGAAGACTGAGGTGCGTAATCTTTTTTGGCACCGGAAGTCTTGATTTCTTCATTTTTTCCGTAGTTATTCTGAACTAAAGTCCAAAAATCAATTTTATCGTTGGGTATAATTCTCGCCAAAACATTCTGAGTGCTGAAATTTTTCTTTTTCTCCTGAGAAAATATAAAAGTTCCTATAGCTAAAAAAAAGATCATGCTAAGTCGAGGTGTATGTATCATAATTCAGAATGCGGCAGATATTATGCCAATATTTTTACATGAATTTATCTCCTTTTTTTATGCTTTTTAAGTCTAAAACATATTCTTTAATCAGCTGATCATGATCTCTGGGACAAATTAAAAGAACTTTCTCAGTATCTACTACAATGTAATCCTTCAACCCGTCAATAACGATTGCTTTACTGTTATTTTTTATATGAATAATATTTCCTTCAGCCTCGTAAGTCATCGAATTTTTTGTGTTGATCGAGTTTTGAAATTCATCTTTTTCACTGTTTTCAAAAACTGAAGTCCACGTTCCCAGATCGCTCCAGCCCAAATCTGCAGGAATTACATACACATTTTTTGCTTTTTCTAAAATTCCGTTGTCGATTGAAATTTTCTGCACTTTAGGATAAATGAGCTCAATACAGTTTTTTTCTGCTTCTGAATTATATTCACAAGCTGTAAAATGCTGGGTCATCTCCGGAAGATATATTTCAAAAGCTTTTTGTATGGATTTTACATTCCAGATGAAAATTCCTGCATTCCATAGAAAATCACCGCTCTCTAAAAAGCTTTTTGCCAATTCAAGGATTGGTTTTTCGGTAAATGTCTTAACTTTAAAGTAGTCTGAATCTTTTTTATCAACAAACTGAATATATCCGTATCCGGTGTCGGGACGGGTCGGGGTAATTCCTAAAGTCACCAGATAATCGTTGGCAGCGGCCTGTTGAAACGCCAATTTTAATTTTTCTATAAAAATATCTTCCTTTAGGATTAAATGATCAGCGGGCAACACCACCATCGTAGCATCAGGATTGATTGCTGCAATTTTATTTGCCATGTAAAGATTGCACGCCGCAGTGTTTTTCATCAAGGGCTCACCGACAATATTATCTTCCGGAATTTCCGGCAGTTGCTGGTGAGACAGACTCACATATTCTTTATTGGTGATGACAAATATATTTTCGTCAGGAATCATTTTACTTATTCTGTCATAAGTCTGCTGAATCATCGTTCTGCCTGTTCCTAATATATCCTGAAACTGTTTTGGGAATTTTTGTGTGCTCAGAGGCCAGAATCTGCTGCCGATTCCTCCCGCCATAATCACACAGTATGTATCTGATTTTGACATATTTAACTACATTTTTTCACTCTAGCCAAAGGTTTGAAAGCATACTTCCTTCCTGTTGCCAGATTGAGACAAAGATAGTTTTTTTTAATCAGACCCTCCAATAAATACTTTTCTGAACGATAGATAAAGTAATCACCTTTCGAAAGCTGCTCAACGTAAATTTCATCATCCTGATGATTTTTAATATGAAAATATTTTACCAGATCCGGACTTGCCATAAAATTGGCTTTCGGAGATTTTGAAAATTTAATGATGATTGGTTTAAAATCATCTTCATATACATCTAAGCTTTCCAGCAGCATGATCCTGAACGTATTTTTCCATTCCTGTCCATGGGAAGAAATTCTTCTGCCGAATTTTTCAAAAGCGATAAGATGCGCCAGTTCGTGGGTCAAAACAAAGAAAAAAAGCTGTGGCGCCAATGTTGAATTGATTGTTATCTCATGTGAGAGATCCCGGAGCTTTCTGTAATCT includes the following:
- a CDS encoding DinB family protein, whose protein sequence is MTQSLKSLYTRDLNKLKTEIESYQNEEALWKIDKDILNSGGNLCLHLVGNLKHFFGAILGNSGYVRNREEEFSLKNIPKSELIQQVEETLNVVISTLDQLSKEDLAKEYPIEPLGYKMTTEYFLIHLFGHLSYHLGQINYHRRLLDVN
- a CDS encoding endonuclease III domain-containing protein translates to MTKKQRAELIQIELEKLYPTVPIPLEHTDPFTLMVAVALSAQTTDKKVNQVTPNLFAVAGTPQRMAKLEEFQIKELIKEIGLSNTKAKNLKRMAELLLEKHNGIVPQTYEELEALPGVGHKTASVVMSQGFGFPAFPVDTHIHRLMTQWKLTSGKNVVETERDAKNIWKEEVWNKLHLQIIFYGREYSPARGKGEKDFLTKMLFEK
- the bcp gene encoding thioredoxin-dependent thiol peroxidase, with amino-acid sequence MLKVGDKLPSFEGTNQDGETVNSEKLLGKKLIIFFYPQANTPTCTVEACNLSDNYSRLEKAGFQLLGISGDSVKKQKNFHNKFAFPYDLIADEDLDIIEKFGVWQEKKTFGKTYMGIVRTTFLFDEKGTCTRVIEKVTSKTAAEQILEG
- a CDS encoding GNAT family N-acetyltransferase; translated protein: MSQRKNLSEKENNNYETERLIIRPMSTDDADLILELYNMPNFIKFIGNRNIKTLSDAENYIKEKFLPQFEKSGFGNYLIVLKEGNQKIGGVGIFEREGLDITDIGFSVLERFEGKGYMYEAAQKIKSIGMDDFGLTKISAITTKDNFSSQKLIEKLGLKFQKYVTLPNEDEELMYYETD
- a CDS encoding mannose-1-phosphate guanylyltransferase, producing MSKSDTYCVIMAGGIGSRFWPLSTQKFPKQFQDILGTGRTMIQQTYDRISKMIPDENIFVITNKEYVSLSHQQLPEIPEDNIVGEPLMKNTAACNLYMANKIAAINPDATMVVLPADHLILKEDIFIEKLKLAFQQAAANDYLVTLGITPTRPDTGYGYIQFVDKKDSDYFKVKTFTEKPILELAKSFLESGDFLWNAGIFIWNVKSIQKAFEIYLPEMTQHFTACEYNSEAEKNCIELIYPKVQKISIDNGILEKAKNVYVIPADLGWSDLGTWTSVFENSEKDEFQNSINTKNSMTYEAEGNIIHIKNNSKAIVIDGLKDYIVVDTEKVLLICPRDHDQLIKEYVLDLKSIKKGDKFM
- a CDS encoding SprT-like domain-containing protein — protein: MSIHSLEKFLPQNTLPYLKNWFSDHSVHIKITRNRNSKLGDYRKLRDLSHEITINSTLAPQLFFFVLTHELAHLIAFEKFGRRISSHGQEWKNTFRIMLLESLDVYEDDFKPIIIKFSKSPKANFMASPDLVKYFHIKNHQDDEIYVEQLSKGDYFIYRSEKYLLEGLIKKNYLCLNLATGRKYAFKPLARVKKCS